A window of Flavobacterium flavigenum contains these coding sequences:
- a CDS encoding DUF3822 family protein — MAFQNTNITSKLYKKLSIQVSLTGFSFCCFDTLNDRITSFSEIKFDVSKKTTKIEDHFAEAFKKYPELKDTYDDIMVIHNNNLSTFVPSALFDENYLGSYLQYTTKVFETDFFTYDEISNYQMNAVYIPYININNFLIDNVGSFDYKHVNSILVEKLLEASKNNDDKKMIVNFNPEHFEIIVVENQKLLLFNSFEYQTPEDFIYYLLFTAEQLSLNPEIFPLELLGTINKNDPFYAIAYKYIRNVSFLDVSTLQQKNNFSTAENQKHYILFQS; from the coding sequence ATGGCATTTCAGAACACCAATATTACATCCAAACTTTATAAAAAACTTTCTATTCAGGTTTCACTGACCGGATTTTCTTTTTGTTGTTTCGATACCCTGAACGACAGGATTACTTCATTCAGCGAAATTAAATTTGACGTTTCAAAAAAAACAACCAAAATAGAGGATCATTTCGCTGAAGCTTTCAAAAAATACCCGGAATTAAAAGATACCTATGATGACATTATGGTTATTCATAATAACAATCTTTCAACTTTTGTTCCTTCGGCACTTTTTGATGAAAATTATCTGGGCAGCTATTTGCAATACACCACAAAAGTTTTTGAAACTGATTTTTTTACCTACGACGAAATTTCCAATTATCAAATGAATGCTGTTTATATTCCGTATATAAACATCAATAACTTTTTGATTGACAACGTTGGATCTTTTGATTACAAACATGTAAACAGCATTTTAGTCGAAAAATTACTTGAGGCTTCAAAAAACAATGATGACAAAAAAATGATTGTCAACTTTAATCCGGAACATTTTGAAATCATTGTAGTTGAAAATCAAAAACTGCTGTTATTCAATTCTTTTGAATACCAGACCCCGGAAGATTTTATTTATTATTTACTATTTACGGCCGAACAACTGAGTCTGAATCCGGAAATTTTCCCGCTCGAATTATTAGGCACTATTAATAAAAATGATCCGTTTTATGCTATTGCGTATAAATACATCCGAAATGTATCCTTTTTGGATGTAAGCACTTTACAGCAAAAAAACAACTTCTCGACTGCAGAAAATCAAAAACATTATATCTTATTTCAATCATGA
- a CDS encoding TIGR00730 family Rossman fold protein — translation MRLEDFDNDEDKVIQDRLKQKTWNEIRTNDSWAIFKIMAEFVNGYESMGRIGPCVSIFGSARTKPDDKYYLLAEKIAYKISKAGYGVITGGGPGIMEAGNKGAHLGGGTSVGLNIELPFEQHFNPYIDHDKNLNFDYFFVRKVMFVKYSQGFVVMPGGFGTLDEMFEAITLIQTKKIGKFPIILVGVEFWSGLIEWVKTVLVEKMHTVSPDDLNLFKIVDTEDEVVDVLDKFYKKYDLSPNF, via the coding sequence ATGAGATTAGAAGATTTTGATAATGATGAAGATAAAGTAATTCAGGATCGTTTGAAACAAAAAACGTGGAATGAAATCAGGACCAATGACAGTTGGGCAATTTTTAAAATCATGGCCGAATTTGTAAACGGATACGAAAGTATGGGGCGTATTGGTCCATGTGTTTCTATTTTTGGGTCTGCTAGAACAAAACCAGACGATAAATATTATTTACTGGCAGAAAAAATTGCTTATAAAATTAGTAAAGCAGGTTATGGCGTTATTACAGGTGGTGGACCAGGAATTATGGAAGCAGGAAACAAAGGCGCTCATTTGGGCGGAGGAACTTCTGTTGGTTTAAATATCGAACTGCCTTTTGAACAGCATTTCAACCCTTATATTGATCATGATAAAAACCTGAATTTCGATTACTTTTTTGTTCGAAAAGTAATGTTTGTAAAATATTCACAGGGTTTTGTAGTCATGCCCGGAGGATTTGGAACATTAGACGAAATGTTTGAAGCAATAACCCTGATCCAGACTAAAAAAATTGGAAAATTCCCTATCATACTAGTAGGTGTTGAATTTTGGTCAGGACTGATTGAATGGGTAAAAACAGTGCTAGTGGAAAAAATGCATACAGTGAGTCCTGATGACTTAAACTTATTTAAAATCGTAGATACTGAAGACGAAGTAGTTGATGTGCTGGATAAATTCTACAAGAAATACGACTTAAGTCCAAACTTTTAA
- the ygiD gene encoding 4,5-DOPA dioxygenase extradiol, producing the protein MTTLNDLHSISSVFSNTDKMPVLFLGHGSPMNAIEENQFVAGFRNLAKTLPQPNAILCISAHWFTKGTKVTSMQMPRTIHDFGGFPQALFDVQYPAKGSPELALETQKILDPVLVDLDEHWGLDHGAWSVIKHLYPNADVPVIQLSIDYTKSGQYHFELAKKLQSLRYKGVLIIGSGNIVHNLRLVDFRNFDKDNYGFDWAIEARETVNKYLLDGNFQPLIDFEKMSKAVQMAIPTPDHYLPLLYTLGLKDKTDELDLFNDKLLAGSLSMTSVKIM; encoded by the coding sequence ATGACAACACTAAACGACTTACATTCGATTTCATCTGTGTTTTCGAATACCGATAAAATGCCGGTTCTGTTTTTAGGACACGGCAGCCCTATGAATGCCATTGAAGAAAATCAGTTTGTAGCTGGTTTTCGCAATCTGGCAAAAACATTGCCGCAGCCGAATGCAATTTTATGTATTTCGGCGCATTGGTTTACAAAAGGCACAAAAGTAACTTCAATGCAAATGCCAAGGACAATCCATGATTTTGGAGGTTTTCCGCAGGCGCTTTTTGATGTGCAGTATCCTGCAAAAGGAAGTCCCGAGCTGGCTCTGGAAACCCAAAAAATATTAGATCCGGTTTTGGTCGATTTAGACGAACACTGGGGATTAGATCACGGTGCCTGGAGCGTAATCAAACATTTATACCCAAATGCAGACGTTCCGGTAATTCAGCTGAGTATTGATTATACCAAATCAGGTCAGTATCATTTTGAACTGGCAAAGAAACTGCAATCACTTCGGTATAAAGGCGTTTTGATTATTGGAAGCGGAAATATTGTTCATAACCTCCGTTTGGTTGATTTCAGGAATTTCGATAAAGACAATTACGGTTTCGACTGGGCTATTGAAGCGCGTGAAACGGTCAATAAGTATCTGTTGGATGGAAATTTTCAACCTTTAATTGATTTCGAAAAAATGAGCAAAGCGGTTCAGATGGCAATTCCTACTCCTGATCATTATTTGCCTTTGCTCTATACTTTAGGATTAAAAGACAAAACGGATGAATTGGATTTGTTTAATGATAAGTTATTAGCAGGTTCGTTGAGTATGACTTCGGTAAAAATTATGTAA
- a CDS encoding ATP-dependent DNA helicase, whose protein sequence is MNSALFYGVLQKRFPFAPTYKQDIFFQKIAIFLTEPQNDTIFVLKGYAGTGKTTVISTIVNNLGDINKKYVLLAPTGRAAKVIANYSNNPAFTIHKKIYFPKKSSGGGIAFTRQVNKHKNTIFIVDEASMISDSTLDSGSLLDDLINYVYSGTNCKMILLGDTAQLPPVNLDISPALDIQTLGIHYDKEIEHIELDEVMRQEENSGILFNATELRELLKESFITEFRFNVKKFKDIVRLSDGYDIQDAINTAYSNYSIEDTAFIVRSNKRANQYNEQIRTRILFKESELSVGDFLMVVKNNYFWLKETDEAGFIANGDIIEILELFGIKELYGFTFAKVKIRMVDYPDQKPFETVLILDTIKSESPSLTYEESNRLYEEVMKDYADETTKYKRFQKVKENEYFNGLQVKFSYAITCHKSQGGQWNTVFIEQPYLPNGIDRDYIRWLYTAMTRAKNRLYLIGFKDESFEE, encoded by the coding sequence ATGAATTCAGCATTATTTTATGGCGTTCTGCAAAAAAGATTTCCTTTTGCACCAACTTACAAACAGGATATTTTTTTTCAGAAAATTGCTATTTTTTTGACCGAGCCCCAAAACGATACCATTTTTGTATTAAAGGGGTATGCAGGAACGGGTAAAACAACCGTGATTTCGACAATTGTGAATAATCTTGGGGATATCAATAAAAAATATGTTCTGCTGGCGCCAACCGGCCGTGCGGCAAAAGTCATTGCTAATTATTCGAATAATCCCGCATTTACCATTCATAAAAAAATATATTTTCCTAAAAAATCATCGGGTGGAGGAATCGCTTTTACCAGACAGGTCAATAAGCATAAAAATACCATTTTTATAGTTGATGAAGCTTCGATGATTTCAGACAGTACATTGGATAGTGGTTCTCTTTTAGATGATTTGATTAATTATGTGTATTCAGGTACGAATTGTAAAATGATTCTTTTGGGTGACACGGCTCAGCTGCCTCCGGTGAATTTAGATATTAGCCCGGCACTTGATATTCAGACTTTAGGCATTCATTACGATAAAGAAATTGAACATATCGAACTCGATGAAGTAATGCGTCAGGAAGAAAATTCAGGGATTTTATTTAATGCTACCGAATTGCGTGAACTATTGAAAGAATCGTTTATAACTGAATTTAGGTTTAATGTAAAAAAGTTTAAAGATATTGTCCGCCTGAGCGATGGTTACGATATTCAGGATGCAATTAATACTGCGTACAGCAATTATAGTATTGAAGATACTGCTTTTATTGTGCGTTCAAACAAAAGAGCAAACCAGTATAATGAGCAAATCCGGACCCGAATATTGTTTAAAGAAAGCGAGCTATCGGTTGGGGATTTTCTGATGGTGGTAAAGAACAATTACTTCTGGCTAAAGGAAACCGATGAAGCCGGATTTATTGCCAACGGAGATATTATTGAGATTCTGGAACTTTTTGGAATCAAAGAATTATACGGATTTACTTTTGCGAAAGTCAAAATCAGAATGGTTGATTATCCGGATCAGAAACCTTTTGAAACGGTTTTGATTCTGGATACCATAAAAAGTGAATCACCCTCTTTAACGTATGAAGAATCTAATCGTTTGTATGAGGAAGTCATGAAAGATTATGCTGATGAAACAACCAAATACAAGAGATTTCAAAAAGTTAAAGAGAACGAATATTTTAATGGTCTGCAGGTAAAATTCTCTTACGCCATAACCTGTCACAAATCGCAGGGAGGGCAGTGGAATACTGTTTTTATCGAACAGCCTTATTTACCAAACGGAATCGATCGTGACTACATCAGGTGGCTTTATACGGCTATGACACGTGCTAAAAATAGGCTATATTTGATAGGATTTAAAGACGAGAGTTTTGAGGAATAA
- a CDS encoding aminopeptidase, translated as MEVAVNTELKTLHIKQDITYYNTANDSLGSIVLNDWNNAFSDKNTPLALRFSDEFYKGFHLAKPEERGNTTILELTDAQFVALEWERTNKNPDFIVIKLKNKLPPGSKIDLHLTYITKIPSDKFTRYGYNQNGDMNLRNWFLSPARFENHDFIKYHNYNLDDIANAVTDYELEIKVPNQYTITTDLDSVSRDSSSTAFSTYFFSGNSRTDFNLFIEKQNSFKSYNNGELEVLTNLKNKRLDEIQKAIIINKIITFANDFIGKYPHKKITVSQTDYDRNPFYGLNQLPSFMSPFPDEFIFEITFLKTFLNNYLQYSLRLDPRKDNWIYDGIQIYAMMKFMEENHMDQKMLGRLSKMKLFKSYNITNLTFNEQYSYYYMLMARKNLDQPLGDPKNTLIKFNEQIAGKYRAGLSLSYLDDYLNHNIVPESLQEFYNLNKIQQVNRSDFEKILTQKSLKKIDWFFETIIGSREIIDYKFSNVSRTQDSIHFSIKNKTNTFVPIPVYGLKKNNIVFKQWIEPQNNDSVYIFERKNADKIVLNYNNEVPEYNQRNNWKSLKSLVITNRPIKFNFSKDLEDPYYNQILYVPTLTYNYYDGFTPGIRLHNKTILEKPFTFDINPAYSIKAGTISGSSAFSLNHYYRESRLYNIRYSISQNYFHYAPDATYFRLNPMVQFRIREDNFRDNRKQFIIARQVIVNREATEYITDNSTPNYSVFNLRYVNTKTELINHFSFMTDTQFSGNFGKLAGEIEYRRLFENNRKLNLRLYTGSFLYNSTNSDYFSFGLDRPTDYLFDYNFYGRSESTGFFSQQYVIAEGGFKSIIEPRYANQWMTTLNASYSIWNWIEAYGDLGFTKNKHQNEHFVYDSGIRLNLLPDYFEVFFPVYSNNGWEISQPNYNQKIRFVITLSPKTLVNLFTRKWL; from the coding sequence ATAGAGGTGGCGGTAAATACTGAGCTTAAAACACTGCACATAAAACAAGACATTACTTATTATAATACTGCAAACGATTCTTTAGGTTCTATTGTATTAAATGACTGGAATAATGCGTTTTCTGATAAAAACACTCCACTGGCTTTACGTTTCTCAGATGAATTTTATAAAGGCTTTCACTTAGCCAAACCGGAAGAACGCGGAAACACAACTATACTTGAACTGACAGATGCCCAGTTTGTGGCATTAGAATGGGAAAGAACAAATAAAAATCCTGATTTTATTGTAATTAAACTGAAAAACAAATTGCCTCCAGGCAGCAAAATTGATTTACATCTTACCTATATTACTAAAATTCCGAGCGATAAATTTACACGTTACGGCTATAATCAAAATGGCGATATGAACCTGAGAAACTGGTTTTTGAGTCCAGCACGTTTTGAAAATCATGATTTTATAAAATACCACAACTATAACCTTGATGATATTGCAAATGCTGTAACTGATTACGAATTAGAAATAAAAGTCCCAAATCAATATACCATTACCACAGATCTGGATTCCGTTTCAAGAGATTCTTCTTCCACTGCCTTCAGCACGTACTTTTTTTCAGGAAACAGCAGAACAGATTTTAATTTATTTATTGAAAAGCAAAATAGTTTCAAGAGTTATAATAATGGTGAGCTTGAAGTTCTTACCAATTTAAAAAACAAAAGACTTGATGAGATACAAAAAGCAATAATCATCAATAAAATAATCACTTTTGCGAATGATTTTATTGGAAAATATCCACATAAAAAAATTACGGTATCCCAGACAGATTATGACCGGAATCCTTTTTACGGACTAAATCAGCTTCCTTCTTTTATGAGTCCGTTTCCGGATGAATTTATATTTGAAATAACATTTTTAAAAACATTTTTAAATAATTACCTTCAGTACAGCCTTCGTCTCGATCCCCGAAAAGACAACTGGATTTATGATGGAATCCAGATTTATGCAATGATGAAATTCATGGAAGAAAACCACATGGATCAAAAAATGCTAGGCAGACTTTCCAAAATGAAGCTTTTTAAAAGCTATAACATTACCAATCTGACTTTTAATGAGCAATACAGCTATTATTACATGCTCATGGCCCGAAAAAACCTCGATCAGCCATTGGGAGATCCAAAAAATACACTCATTAAATTTAATGAACAGATTGCAGGCAAATATCGCGCGGGCTTAAGCCTGAGTTACCTGGATGATTACTTAAATCACAATATCGTGCCTGAAAGTCTTCAGGAATTTTACAACTTAAACAAGATACAACAGGTAAACCGATCTGATTTTGAAAAAATACTGACCCAGAAAAGCCTAAAAAAAATTGACTGGTTTTTTGAAACCATTATTGGTTCACGCGAAATCATCGATTATAAGTTTTCAAATGTTTCCAGAACCCAAGACTCCATCCATTTTTCGATAAAGAATAAAACAAACACATTTGTTCCCATACCTGTTTACGGCCTTAAAAAGAACAATATTGTTTTTAAACAATGGATTGAACCTCAAAACAATGATTCTGTTTACATTTTCGAAAGAAAAAATGCAGATAAAATTGTTTTGAATTACAATAATGAAGTTCCTGAATATAATCAGCGAAACAACTGGAAGTCATTAAAAAGTCTGGTCATTACAAATCGTCCCATTAAATTTAATTTCTCCAAAGATTTAGAAGACCCTTATTACAACCAAATATTATATGTACCAACACTTACTTATAATTATTACGATGGTTTTACGCCCGGAATACGCTTACATAACAAAACCATATTAGAAAAACCATTTACATTTGATATTAACCCGGCTTATTCTATAAAAGCAGGAACAATTTCAGGATCATCTGCTTTTTCATTAAATCATTATTACAGGGAAAGCAGATTATACAATATCCGATATTCTATCAGTCAGAATTATTTTCATTACGCCCCGGATGCGACTTATTTCAGACTAAATCCAATGGTTCAGTTTAGAATTCGTGAAGATAATTTCAGGGATAACCGAAAACAGTTTATTATCGCAAGACAGGTAATCGTAAATCGTGAAGCGACGGAATATATTACTGATAATTCTACTCCAAATTATTCTGTTTTTAATCTCCGTTATGTGAATACTAAAACAGAATTGATTAACCATTTTAGTTTCATGACAGATACACAGTTTTCAGGGAACTTTGGAAAATTAGCAGGAGAAATTGAATACAGAAGGCTATTTGAGAATAATCGTAAATTAAATTTGAGATTATATACCGGAAGTTTCTTATATAATTCAACCAATTCAGATTATTTCAGTTTTGGTTTAGACCGTCCAACCGATTATCTATTTGACTATAATTTCTACGGAAGATCTGAAAGTACAGGTTTTTTCAGTCAACAATATGTTATTGCCGAAGGAGGATTCAAATCTATAATCGAGCCTAGATACGCCAATCAATGGATGACTACTTTAAACGCAAGCTATTCAATATGGAACTGGATTGAAGCTTACGGCGACCTGGGTTTTACAAAAAACAAACATCAAAATGAACATTTTGTCTACGACAGTGGGATACGTTTAAACCTTTTGCCTGACTATTTTGAGGTTTTTTTTCCTGTTTATTCGAATAACGGATGGGAAATTTCCCAGCCAAATTACAATCAAAAAATCAGATTTGTTATCACCTTGTCTCCCAAAACATTAGTTAATCTTTTCACCCGAAAGTGGCTTTAA
- a CDS encoding alpha-ketoacid dehydrogenase subunit alpha/beta yields MITEKSNTILTFEDFRTEVLNDYKIAVTSRECSLLGRKEVLTGKAKFGIFGDGKEVPQLAMAKAFKNGDFRSGYYRDQTFMMAIGEFTPKQFFAGLYGHTDLDFDPMSAGRQMGGHFVTHSLNEDGSWKDLTKQKNSSADISPTAAQMPRLLGLAQASKIYRNVDGIEIKDKFSVNGNEVAWGTIGNASTSEGLFFETINAAGVLQVPMVMSIWDDEYGISVHAKHQTTKENISEILKGYQRDEDSEGYEILRVKGWDYAELVSTYERAGAIAREQHIPVLIHVNELTQPQGHSTSGSHERYKNGERLAWEKNYDCIRQMRLWMIATNIASPEELDEIDAQLKKEVLEAKKEAWNQFINPIIEDQKNLLDLLEEISAASINHKDKIQKYIGELKAIKAPLKKEMLMITRRILRFVEVPNSKILVSNWIKNYIGLTQPKFSSNLYSESKSNIFSVQKVLPEYAENAKPDLDGRMILRDNFDALFTKYPEVLIFGEDVGNIGDVNQGLEGMQEKYGELRVADVGIREATIIGQGIGMALRGLRPIAEIQYLDYLLYAIQIMSDDLATLQYRTVGKQKAPLIIRTRGHRLEGIWHSGSPMGMIINAIRGIHVLVPRNMTQAAGFYNTLLECDEPALVIECLNGYRLKEKTPLNFGEFKTPIGVVETLKEGTDITLVSYGSTLRLVEQAANELLDLGIDCEVIDIQSLLPFDVNKDIVKSISKTNRLLVIDEDVPGGASAFILQQILEEQDAYKYLDSKPQTLAAKAHRPAYGTDGDYFSKPSAEDIFEKVYDMMHEVNPAKFPSLY; encoded by the coding sequence ATGATTACAGAAAAAAGCAATACTATATTAACCTTTGAGGATTTTAGAACTGAAGTATTAAATGACTATAAAATTGCAGTTACAAGTCGGGAATGCAGTCTGTTAGGCCGAAAAGAAGTATTGACAGGAAAAGCCAAATTTGGAATATTTGGTGATGGAAAGGAAGTACCACAGCTGGCCATGGCAAAAGCTTTCAAAAATGGTGATTTCCGTTCAGGATACTATCGCGACCAGACCTTTATGATGGCTATTGGCGAATTTACTCCTAAACAATTTTTTGCAGGTTTATATGGTCACACCGATTTAGATTTTGATCCAATGTCGGCCGGAAGACAAATGGGCGGACACTTTGTAACGCACAGTTTAAACGAAGACGGTTCCTGGAAAGACTTAACCAAACAAAAAAACTCAAGTGCAGATATATCTCCTACAGCCGCACAAATGCCCAGATTACTGGGATTGGCGCAGGCTTCAAAAATTTACAGAAACGTTGACGGAATCGAAATCAAAGACAAATTTTCTGTAAACGGAAATGAAGTGGCCTGGGGAACTATTGGAAACGCCAGTACTTCTGAAGGTTTGTTTTTTGAAACCATAAATGCTGCAGGAGTTTTACAGGTTCCGATGGTAATGAGTATCTGGGATGACGAGTACGGAATTTCTGTACACGCTAAACACCAGACTACCAAAGAAAACATCTCTGAAATCCTAAAAGGATATCAACGCGATGAAGATTCTGAAGGATATGAAATTTTAAGAGTAAAAGGCTGGGATTATGCCGAGCTGGTTTCTACTTACGAAAGAGCCGGTGCCATTGCACGCGAACAACATATTCCGGTTTTAATACACGTCAATGAACTTACACAGCCACAAGGCCACTCTACCTCAGGATCGCATGAGCGTTATAAAAATGGAGAAAGATTAGCCTGGGAAAAGAATTATGACTGTATCCGTCAAATGCGTTTATGGATGATTGCTACCAATATCGCATCCCCAGAAGAACTGGATGAAATTGATGCCCAATTGAAAAAAGAAGTTCTGGAAGCTAAAAAGGAAGCCTGGAACCAATTTATCAATCCAATTATTGAAGATCAAAAAAATCTTTTAGACTTATTGGAAGAAATTTCAGCTGCGAGTATCAATCATAAAGATAAAATCCAGAAATATATTGGTGAATTAAAAGCAATCAAAGCGCCTTTAAAAAAGGAAATGCTGATGATTACAAGACGAATATTACGTTTTGTAGAAGTTCCAAACAGCAAAATACTGGTATCAAACTGGATCAAAAATTATATTGGACTAACACAGCCTAAATTCAGTAGTAATTTATATTCTGAATCAAAGTCAAATATATTTTCTGTTCAAAAAGTTCTACCTGAATACGCCGAGAACGCAAAACCTGATTTAGACGGACGAATGATTCTACGTGATAACTTCGACGCTCTATTCACTAAATATCCGGAAGTCCTGATTTTTGGTGAAGATGTTGGAAACATTGGAGATGTAAACCAGGGTCTTGAAGGTATGCAGGAAAAATACGGTGAACTTCGTGTTGCCGATGTCGGGATTCGTGAAGCTACTATTATTGGTCAGGGAATTGGTATGGCTTTGAGAGGCTTGCGCCCAATAGCCGAAATTCAGTATTTAGATTATTTATTATACGCCATTCAGATCATGAGTGATGATTTGGCTACTCTACAATACAGAACTGTTGGAAAACAAAAAGCACCATTAATCATCAGAACCCGCGGACACCGTCTGGAAGGTATCTGGCATTCAGGTTCTCCAATGGGAATGATTATTAACGCTATTCGTGGAATCCACGTTCTGGTTCCGAGAAATATGACTCAGGCAGCGGGCTTCTACAATACACTTTTAGAATGCGATGAGCCTGCTTTAGTAATTGAATGTTTAAATGGTTACCGTTTAAAAGAAAAGACACCTTTAAATTTTGGTGAATTCAAAACACCAATTGGAGTTGTAGAAACCTTAAAAGAAGGTACTGATATTACATTAGTTTCTTACGGATCGACTTTAAGGCTGGTTGAACAGGCCGCGAATGAACTTTTAGATTTAGGAATTGACTGCGAGGTGATTGACATCCAGTCATTGCTTCCATTTGATGTGAATAAGGATATTGTAAAAAGTATTTCTAAAACAAACCGCTTGTTAGTAATTGACGAAGATGTTCCGGGTGGGGCTTCTGCCTTCATTCTACAGCAAATTCTGGAAGAACAGGATGCATACAAATATCTTGACAGCAAACCACAGACTCTTGCTGCAAAAGCCCACAGACCTGCTTACGGAACTGATGGTGACTATTTCTCAAAACCTTCTGCTGAAGATATTTTTGAAAAAGTTTACGATATGATGCATGAAGTTAATCCTGCTAAATTTCCAAGTTTGTATTAG
- the kdsB gene encoding 3-deoxy-manno-octulosonate cytidylyltransferase — MKIIAVIPARYASTRFPAKLMQDLGGKTVILRTYEASVATKLFDDVFVVTDSDLIYNEIVSNGGKAIMSIKEHESGSDRIAEAVANLDVDIVVNVQGDEPFTEAGPLEQVLSVFKNDEDKKIDLASLMREITDEDEINNPNHVKVVVDQSQFALYFSRSVIPYPRDKDAGVRYFQHIGIYAFRKQALLDFHSLPMKSLEASEKLEQLRYLEFGKKIKMVETTHVGIGIDTAEDLEKARDILAAK; from the coding sequence ATGAAAATAATAGCTGTAATTCCGGCACGATATGCATCAACACGTTTCCCTGCAAAACTAATGCAGGATTTGGGTGGTAAAACGGTAATTTTAAGAACGTATGAAGCCTCTGTTGCCACAAAATTGTTTGATGATGTGTTTGTTGTAACCGATTCTGATTTGATCTACAATGAAATTGTTTCGAATGGAGGAAAAGCCATTATGAGCATCAAAGAACACGAATCAGGAAGTGACCGAATTGCAGAAGCTGTTGCGAATCTTGATGTTGATATTGTAGTGAATGTTCAGGGAGACGAACCTTTTACAGAAGCCGGCCCTTTAGAGCAGGTTTTGTCTGTTTTTAAAAATGATGAAGATAAAAAGATTGACCTGGCTTCGCTAATGCGTGAAATTACAGATGAAGACGAAATCAACAATCCAAATCATGTAAAAGTCGTGGTGGATCAGTCACAGTTTGCTTTGTATTTTTCACGTTCTGTAATTCCATATCCTAGAGATAAGGATGCTGGTGTACGATATTTTCAGCATATCGGAATTTACGCCTTTAGAAAACAGGCTTTATTAGACTTTCACAGCCTGCCAATGAAATCCCTTGAAGCTTCTGAAAAACTGGAACAGCTTCGCTATTTGGAATTCGGAAAAAAAATTAAAATGGTCGAAACTACTCATGTCGGAATTGGGATTGATACGGCTGAAGATTTAGAAAAGGCAAGGGATATTCTGGCTGCAAAATAG
- a CDS encoding sodium:proton antiporter translates to MAIIITFCVLLLVAYLFDLTSSKTKIPSVILLLLLGWIVRQITGFLLIDLPDFSMVLPILGTIGLILIVLEGSLELELNQSKIGLIKKSFLGAFFPLLALSFIIAYLFQYYGGYPFKICLSNAIPFAVISSAIAIPSVRNLNTNKREFVTYESSLSDIFGVILFNFVLYNSSFGVPTFGYFFLQILIIIVISFLATVLLSFLLNKIDHHIKFVPIILLTILIYEISKMYHLPALLFILIFGLSINNFDELKRYKWSERFRPDSLSKEIDKFRELNVEAAFVVRALFFLLFGYLLETSEILNPDTFIWAFGIVLIIFSIRAVQLYLSKIPLMPLLFVAPRGLITILLFLTLGTSQNIPLVNKSLIIQVILLTAFLMMFGILGTSKKTEEEDQKEEDRKLSENDENQSEA, encoded by the coding sequence ATGGCTATAATTATTACTTTTTGCGTTTTACTGTTAGTGGCTTATCTGTTTGATCTAACTTCATCAAAGACAAAGATCCCTTCTGTTATATTACTATTGCTTTTAGGCTGGATCGTACGGCAAATTACCGGATTTTTACTTATTGACTTACCGGATTTCTCAATGGTCTTACCTATTTTAGGTACCATTGGACTGATTTTGATTGTATTAGAAGGATCACTCGAATTAGAATTAAACCAATCTAAAATTGGACTGATAAAAAAATCATTTCTGGGTGCTTTCTTTCCGTTATTAGCTTTGTCTTTTATAATTGCATATTTATTTCAATATTATGGCGGCTATCCTTTTAAAATATGTCTATCGAATGCTATTCCTTTTGCTGTCATAAGCAGCGCCATAGCTATTCCTAGTGTCCGCAACCTTAACACAAACAAGCGGGAATTTGTAACTTACGAGAGTAGTCTTTCTGATATATTCGGCGTAATTCTGTTCAATTTTGTTCTTTATAATTCTAGTTTTGGAGTACCAACATTTGGTTATTTCTTTCTTCAAATACTAATAATCATTGTTATTTCTTTTCTGGCGACTGTTTTACTATCCTTTTTATTAAACAAAATAGACCATCACATCAAATTTGTGCCTATTATTTTGCTAACTATTTTGATCTATGAAATTTCAAAAATGTACCATCTGCCAGCCTTGTTATTTATTTTGATATTTGGGCTTTCTATTAATAATTTCGACGAACTTAAAAGATACAAATGGAGTGAGCGTTTTAGACCTGACTCCCTGAGCAAAGAAATTGATAAATTCAGGGAGTTGAATGTTGAAGCCGCTTTTGTTGTACGCGCACTATTTTTTCTGCTGTTTGGATATTTATTGGAAACATCAGAAATATTAAATCCCGACACCTTTATCTGGGCTTTCGGAATAGTACTCATCATATTTTCAATACGTGCTGTTCAGTTATATTTGTCTAAAATACCTTTAATGCCTTTACTTTTCGTAGCTCCCAGAGGTTTGATTACCATATTGCTGTTTTTAACCTTGGGCACTTCACAAAATATTCCTTTAGTTAATAAATCACTTATTATACAAGTCATTTTACTGACCGCTTTTTTAATGATGTTTGGTATTTTAGGAACTTCAAAAAAAACGGAAGAAGAGGATCAAAAAGAAGAAGACAGAAAATTATCAGAAAATGATGAAAACCAATCAGAAGCTTAA